The uncultured Fusobacterium sp. DNA window TTAAAATCATATTGGATAAATACAAGTTCTAATTTTATGATAAGAGAACTTTTAGAACATACTGGAGAAGAGGGATTAAAAACTCTTGAAAGAATTTTTAATCGAGAAGAGGTAGCTGTAAGAATAACTGAAAATGTAAGATTTGGAAATAATCTATCAGCAAGTGAAGTATGGGAGCTTATGTTATACTCTGGTTATCTAACTATAAATGGTAGATTAGATGATGGAAGATACTTGGTAAGAATACCTAATATAGAGATTACGAACTTCTTTAAAGATGAGTTTTTAACTATTGTCTTTGGAAATTATGATAAGGTAGATAGATTAAGAGATGCTTTGAAAGATAAAAATATAGAACAGTTAAATAAATCTATAGAAGAACTAGTTTTATATACAATGAGTTCACATGATATAACAAAATATTATGAGAATCCATATCATATGTTATTACTTGGATTTTTCTATGCTTTAGATGGTTACTATCTTCCTAAATCAAATATGGAAGCTGGATATGGTAGAGCAGATATAATACTGTTTCCAAAAGATAAGACAAAAGCAGGGTATATCTTAGAATTGAAAAGAGCTTATACTAAGAAGCCAGAAAAAGAAGTAGAAAAAGCTTTACAACAGATAGATGAGAATAAATACTATATAGAGTTAGAGAGATATGGTGTAAAAGAGATAATTAAGCTAGGTTATGTCTTTGATGGTAAGAAAGTAATAAGCAATTATGCTGAATAATGGATAATTGTGAAGATTAATTCTCCACTTTGTTATTTATTAAAATTAAAAATGTCAAAAATATAAACACGTAAAAAACGCGTTTAAATTTTCAATATTAATTTTTTATAGAAAAAAAACGCGTAAAGAAATATGTTATTATAGTTATTATACTATACAATAAAGAAAATTAATTTATGAGAAAAATTTCCCTTGATAAATAAAAAATGTATAAAAGGAGTTAATATGGCAATACATGTAAAAAATTTGAAGATAGATACTTATCGTGGAATAAAAAATTTACAACTAAATAATTTTAAGGATATTAATATTTTTACAGGAGATAATAATACAGGTAAAACAAGTATTTTAGAGGTTTTAAATTCTTTGAAAAATCCAATTGCTACTTCATCATGGAAAATTGCTTTAAGAATACCTGAAAACTCCTTTTCAGCAAATCAGCTTTCTCTTTTTGAAAGTTTTAAATTACTTTTCAACATAGAAAATCAAAAAGTTATAAAATATAGCTATTCTCTTAAAGAGGAAAAAACTATAAGTATATATGCTCATGAAAATGAAGTATTATTAACTTCACAGCAAAGAGATAAAATATTAGGAGTTATTGATTTAGAAGAGGAACAAAACAAATATATTCCTAATAAAAATTTAGAACTAAAATTTTTAGAAAATAATAATCTAGTAAATAGAGATGTCATTTTTGAAATAAGCCGTAAATTAACTACTACAGATAGCAAAGAAGAAATAAAAACAGTATATGTATCTCCATTTCAGCATATAGAGAGTACTGTATATTTAAATGATATTTTAGATAATCCTATATTATTTCAAGATATGTTGGAGGTATTGAAAGAATTTGATAAGGATATTATAAGTATAAATGCAGGGAAAATAGGAAATACAGTTGTATATAAAGTTCTTTCTAAACAAAAGACTATTCCATTAAATGTCTATGGCGATGGAATGAAGAAAGCTATTTTACTAATTAGCGCTGTTGTTAGTGCTAAAAATGGAATATTATTACTTGATGAGTTTGAAACTGCAATTCATACAAGTGCTATGAATAAAGTCTTTGCTTGGATTTTAAAAACTTGTTTAAAGTTAAATGTGCAATTATTTTTAACTTCACATAGCAAAGAAGCAATAGAAAAAGTTCTAAGCTGTTCTGAGAAATTGCAATCTCATATTAATTTATATACATTATATAAAAAAGAGGATAAAATAGTTGCTAGAGAACTTAGTGCTAAAAAAGCATTAGAAGCTTCAGAAGAATTTGGATTGGAGTTGAGATAAAGTGAAAAGTATTATTTTATGTGAAGGTGGAACAGATTTAACTCTAATTCAATATTTTATGGAGAAAGTTAATGGGTGGAAATACCATTCAAATAGACCTAAACTATTTGATTTAGAACAACAAAAAAGATTTAAAAAAGAAGATAAAATATTAGAAATAGGAGCTACAGGAGGATGTAGTGAAATTCCTAAATGTTTTTCAAAAATTTTAAATTCTCAAAGAATAGGTAGTAGTTCTGAAGAAAGATATGAGAATATAGTAATTATTACTGATAATGATGAGATAGATACTTTTGATAATATGAAAACTACATTAGAAAAATTATTTAATGAGCATTCTATTACAATTGAAAATAATATTGTTAATGATAGTTGGATTAACTGTACTTGTGAAAATGGTGCACAAGATATTATAAATTTTAGAGTATTATTACTCATTATTCCTTTTGACGAAGAGGGAGCATTAGAAACTTTCTTATTAAAGGCTATTGCTTCTAATGATGAATATGATAATGAAATTATTGAAAAAGGAAATGATTTTGTAGAAAATGCAGATTCAGAAAGAAGATATCTCACTAAAAGAAGATATATTACTAAGGCAAAATTAGATGTATATTTTTCTATAAGAACTTCTGTTGAGCAATTTACTGAAAGACAAAATATTTTAAAAAGTATAAATTGGGAAGAGTACGAATATATACAGGACAGTTTTAAAAAGTTAAGAGAATTGTAAGGAGAAAGGAAAATTCATTGTAAAGATAGTATAATTTTTTGAAAAAATTTTTACATTTGAAAATAAGAAAGTAGTATGCTATAATGAGTTGGACTAAAAAAAATAAAAGTTTTGATAAATAAGGAGAACCATTTAAATGGCTCTCCCTTTTCTAATCTTAGGAGCAGTGATGGATATAGCTAATTTATGTTGGCTTTCATCTCCACCATATCATATAAAATATTTAGAACTAACAATTATAGTTAGTTCTTTTTTATTTTAAAAAAAATTTATCTTATTGCTAAAACATTAAAGATAAAGTATAATTGTAGTGACAAAATTTACTTGGGAGGGAAAAAATGAAAAAAAAATTTAATATGCCTGATACGTATGTCATTATATTCTTAGTTGTTCTTTTTTCAGCTATACTTACACATACAGTACCAGTAGGTAAATTCCAAATGGAAAAAGTTACATATGTAACTGAAACAGGGGCAGAAAAATCAAGAACTGTTCCTATAGCTGGTAGTTTCTCTTATGAACTTAACGAACAAGGAGAACCACTTGTTAAAGGAGTTAAATTCTTTGAACCAGGTGGAGAAGTTGGAGTAGCTAACTATGTTTTTGAAGGAATAGTTAGTGGAGATAAATGGGGAACAGCAGTTGGAGTTATAGCTTTCATTTTAATAACAGGGGGAGCTTTTGGAATAATTTTAAGAACTAAAGCAGTTGAGGCAGGATTATTCACTCTTATTAGAAAAACTAAGGGATCTGAATATCTGTTGCTGCCTATTGTTTTCTTCTTCTTCTCACTAGGAGGGGCAGTATTTGGAATGGGAGAAGAGGCTATACCATTTGCTATGGTACTGATTCCAATAGTAATTGGTATGGGATATGATGCTATTACAGGAATATTTATAACTTATGTTTCTACTCAAATAGGATTTGGAACATCTTGGATGAACCCATTTAGTGTTGCTATTGCACAAGGAGTTGCTGGAGTTCCTGTACTATCTGGTTCTGGATTTAGAATATTTATGTGGTGTTTCTTCACAGGACTTGGAATTGTATACACTATGAGATATGCTAAGAAAATAAAAGCTAATCCTGAACTTTCTATATCTTATAAATCTGACGAATATTATAGAAAAGAGTTTAATATGGAAGATTTTAAAGATATGGAATTCAAATTAGGACATAAATTAGTTCTTTTAACTGTTGTATTAGGAATGGCTTGGATTATATATGGAGTTGTTAAATTTGGATATTTCTTACCTGAAATTGCTACTCAATTCGTAATTATGGGAGTTGTTTCTGGAATAATTGGAGTTATTTTCAAACTTGAAAATATGTGTGTTAACGACATAGCTTCATCTTTTAGAAAAGGTGCTGAAGATCTTATTGGAGCAGCTATTGTTGTTGGAATGGCAAAAGGAATTGTATTAGTTCTTGGTGGTGCTGATGCTGGAACACCTAGCGTTC harbors:
- the yfcC gene encoding putative basic amino acid antiporter YfcC, translated to MKKKFNMPDTYVIIFLVVLFSAILTHTVPVGKFQMEKVTYVTETGAEKSRTVPIAGSFSYELNEQGEPLVKGVKFFEPGGEVGVANYVFEGIVSGDKWGTAVGVIAFILITGGAFGIILRTKAVEAGLFTLIRKTKGSEYLLLPIVFFFFSLGGAVFGMGEEAIPFAMVLIPIVIGMGYDAITGIFITYVSTQIGFGTSWMNPFSVAIAQGVAGVPVLSGSGFRIFMWCFFTGLGIVYTMRYAKKIKANPELSISYKSDEYYRKEFNMEDFKDMEFKLGHKLVLLTVVLGMAWIIYGVVKFGYFLPEIATQFVIMGVVSGIIGVIFKLENMCVNDIASSFRKGAEDLIGAAIVVGMAKGIVLVLGGADAGTPSVLNTILNWVATGLSGFSASVCAWVMYIFQSVFNFFVVSGSGQAALTMPIMAPLSDLVGVSRQVAVVAFQLGDGFTNLIVPTSGILIAILGVAKLDWVVWAKFQIKFQGILFFFGSLFVIGGVLMNLQ
- a CDS encoding DUF3226 domain-containing protein, with translation MKSIILCEGGTDLTLIQYFMEKVNGWKYHSNRPKLFDLEQQKRFKKEDKILEIGATGGCSEIPKCFSKILNSQRIGSSSEERYENIVIITDNDEIDTFDNMKTTLEKLFNEHSITIENNIVNDSWINCTCENGAQDIINFRVLLLIIPFDEEGALETFLLKAIASNDEYDNEIIEKGNDFVENADSERRYLTKRRYITKAKLDVYFSIRTSVEQFTERQNILKSINWEEYEYIQDSFKKLREL
- a CDS encoding AAA family ATPase, whose product is MAIHVKNLKIDTYRGIKNLQLNNFKDINIFTGDNNTGKTSILEVLNSLKNPIATSSWKIALRIPENSFSANQLSLFESFKLLFNIENQKVIKYSYSLKEEKTISIYAHENEVLLTSQQRDKILGVIDLEEEQNKYIPNKNLELKFLENNNLVNRDVIFEISRKLTTTDSKEEIKTVYVSPFQHIESTVYLNDILDNPILFQDMLEVLKEFDKDIISINAGKIGNTVVYKVLSKQKTIPLNVYGDGMKKAILLISAVVSAKNGILLLDEFETAIHTSAMNKVFAWILKTCLKLNVQLFLTSHSKEAIEKVLSCSEKLQSHINLYTLYKKEDKIVARELSAKKALEASEEFGLELR